The Rosa chinensis cultivar Old Blush chromosome 7, RchiOBHm-V2, whole genome shotgun sequence DNA segment GGGTGCAAAAGAAAAGTGGTGGCAAATCTTGGTCGCTCTGGGAAGCGATACTTGGTTCCATCTGAACCTTTGCTTCAAGTGGATGATGAGATACAGTTGGTCTTTCAACACAAGAATGGCAAATTGGTGGTCTctccaaggaagaagaaagtgGGGCGTCTAAAGGGAAGCAAGAATAAACCAAAGTGTGCTCGAGTCCTTGAGAAAGATTTGCAGGCAAAGAAGACAAAGAAATAGAAATCCCATACAAATGTAGGGCAAGGCAAATCTCATTCATGAGCCGGCGGTGATGGAGAATGAAGATGCAACTGGGCATAAGGAGGTGTATCAGATTGCGGAAGTTGGTATAGAGGGTGCACTTGCATCCTCTTCCAATAGTGTTTGTAAGTTTATAGTTTGGTCACAAAAACCGGTACTCTGTTGGTTCCTTTATTTTATTACTTCTAAGTATTTAGGTTTTTGTTAAATTAATGATGCGTGAACTTTCTAAAAAGTGGGTGTACTCAGGATATGCGGTGTTCTATTTTTAGAATATGATGATTATATGTCCTAAAGGACGGCTCTTTCTATTGACCTCATTAGGGTGTGCCATTTGAACTGCTTGCTCAATTATAAAACCGGGTTGACATTTTCGATTATAAAAAAaagtctctgttttttttttcttctccaaacaAATCATCCAATGAGAACAACCCACGTGCAATCCAAGCAAAGTTCATTACTTAACGAAACCTTGGATCCTAGCATGAACTGTCCATAATGAACACTCTAATCGTAAAGCCAAGACTTTTCTAAAATTAATTAAGAACTTATGATTGCTTAAAATAATTcctaaaatcataaaataatttccaaaaatccaaaaaaccTGACCAAGAGAAGCCAGCGCTAAAGCTAGAGCAGAGGTTGAGTATAATAAtaattagggctaaatactatttagtaccctgtggtatgggTCAAACATCGATTCaatccctcgactttcaatttcatcaaaaacaccctcacGATATgattttctcgtccaataggtcattTCGTCAGGATTCCGTCAATTTCTAACGTTAACTGCTGGCGTGGCattccaactcagcaaaagtggggcccacacggaagtgaaattcccaaactgaCCCTGGCCAACAGAAtatgaaaaaatccaaaataaattccagctttgaggttggggagactcgaaccccTCCCATAGGGTATGCAACTGAATGACCCAACCATCAGACCACTTGCATGGTTTCAGCATTttgtaaacaaaaataatatatatctgtataatgataataaaaaattgaagtttATTTCTGGATTTGTTTATAATGATAATAAAGAAAGAAGCGCAGGGGCGTTATGGTTGcctgagaggaagaagaagaggactaTGATTCATTTTCTTCATAAGAATTAGACTCATTTACCAAAAGTAGGGGGCAGTGTGGTTTTGGCATACTCCCAATTCCAATAATCCAATGGCTTTTGATGCCGCTGTTGTGACtgctgaggtggccggaattgctGGTGAGGCTGGTGGTGTTGGCTGTGATCCAACGACGGAGGTCGACGGAACTGATTGTTCTGACTAAAGGGACGGTGATGGCAGGTTTGATTGGTGAAGCTTCCGGCGTCGCCTTGTCGGAATCTGAGATTGACGGTCTAGACCTACAGGATGTGCGAGTCCCCGGTGACATACTGACCTCTTTCGCCGCTAGAAAAAGGACGATTTGAGTAGCCTCGCTTCCATTGGTTTCGTCCACCTCGAAACTGTTAAAAAAGAACGAACCGATTAGTGTTGAGCTATTTGAAGAAGataggggggagagagagagagagagagagagagagagagagagtacggGACGGTGAGAAGACATTGCGGTGGCGCGTGTGGCTAAAACGACGACGTATTAAAGAGAAGGAGGGAGAGAGGTGGGTggaaatggttttttttttttaaacagtattatacagatatatattatttttgtttccaaTATGCAAAAACCATGCAAGTGGTCTGATGGTTGGGCCATTTATTTGCATACCCTTAGGGAGGGGTTCAAGTCTCCCCAACCTCAAAGCtggaatttattttggatttttccatattctGTTGGTAAGGGtcagtttgggaatttcacttccGTGTGGGCCCCCAATTTTGCTGAGttggaatgccacgtcagcagttaaCGTTAGAAATTGACGGAATCCTGACAAaatgacctattggacgagaaaatcATATCgtgagggtgtttttgatgaaattgaaagtcgatgGACTGAATCGATGTTTGACCTATACCACAGAGTACTAAAAAATATTTAGCCCTAATAattatttggattaatttcagtttaccccctaaggtttgggggtgtcatcatttcaccccccaaactctcaatttcacttttttaccccctgaactttccaatttttgtcttccgtgcccaatgtctcattttccgtccaaattggacgttaagtccgATAATGGGGCccactttgagggctaaaatggtcatttcaaaccaaaacaaaaaaccctCTCTTTCACGTTCgagggtttctctctcttcaccaatcccccccccccccctctctctctctccccctccttcttcctcctccgcaGCCAAGAACCTCATCCACCCACAATTTTCCTCACTTAATAACTAACCAGAAATAATGTCCTTCACTTTCATAACACAATACACACAAACAAAGACACCCAATTCcaattctgaaatttctaaACCCCCAAATacacatataaaaaaaaaacccaaatttccaaaTCCAAACTCACTCACAGAAATGTACGAAACAACAAGATCTAAGAACCCACAGTGCTCATAACTCAACAACCCAAAAAGCAAAGACCTTTACCTGAATTCTGATCCCCAGACGTCCCAGGCTCCGACCCATCAACCGAAATGGGTCTCTAAGCTTCGATAATGGAAGGTAGTGTGTTCTTGAGATGCTCCGGTACAGTGGCTTGGTACTCTTGAATCTTCACCGCCATTTCGGTGACTTGGCACTCCAACTCGTCCAGCTCGTCGGCGTTGGGGCTAGAGGCCATGTGAGGAGGGATGAGGATGTTGGCCCAGTAGTCGGCCCATCTCGAGTTGTTCTCGTAGTCGTAAGCTGTTGCCGCTATCTTCTTCAGCTTTTGTGGGTCGTCTGTTTTCAGCAACGATCGAACTTTGTAAGAGGGGAGTAGGAGTTCTCAGCAACTAGCTTCTCGAGGTCGGAGATGGAGGCGGAGATTTGGTCGAGGAAGGGTTTGAGGTGAGTGAGATCGGTGAGTCCACTTGGGAGTTGACGGAGGACTTGGAGATGGGGAAACAAGAGAGGAAGGCGGAGGTGGACTCGAAGGAAGGGGCTGGGTTGGAGGAGTTGGCGGCGGCGAGGCGCGTGAGGGaggtgtcgagagagagagatagatttgGAGATGCAGATCTCTGAAAGAGAGAGATATATTTGGAGTTGcatatatgagagagagagagagagagaccgaaaGTGAAGGAAAaatgtttttttagtttttgttttcaattttttttttttttgccttgaaatgaccattttagtcTCAAAGTGTGGCAAATAGTCAGACTTAACATCCAATTTTGATGGAATCAGAGAAATTGgacaatgaagacaaaaattggaaagttcagggggtaaaaaagtgaaattgagagtttaggggggtgaaatgatgataCCCCCAAACATCAGGAGGGTAAACTAAAATTAGACCTAATTATTTTAGAAACAGAAATCCCATTCCGCCATTCTGTGCCTGTGGGAGAAAATCCCATCCACGCCACCAAACCCATATATCCGTTCCTATTCCTATATGCCCTTTCCTCCTcctcccaaacccaaaccctgtagctaaatattaaaattcaatttccatttttttaaattaattacagACGTGACAAATAGTCCAAAACAACCACAAAAATtccacaacaaaacaaaaactccaAGTAACGTTACCCCCAATAATTCATCTTCCCCAAATCCACAGAGCGCAGAAACGACGCCGTCCGGACCTTCCCTAGGGCTTCGAATTCCGTCGCCGCTGATTCAATTCTGgagaatttaatttctttacATGGAGGTGGAGGTCCCCGGTTCGAAACCCTCGGCTGCGGCGGCGAGGCTGAGGAGAGGGGATTCCGAGGAGGATCGGCTCAGGGTGAAGAGGAAGACTCTTCAGGCCGTGCTTAACCAGTGCCAGAGAGCTCTTGAATCGCTCGGTACCACCTCCGGCGACGGTGTCGATGATGGTGATgacgatgacgatgaagaagaagatagggACGGTGCTGGTTCTGGTGGTGACGCCTTTGACGAAGGCGGTGGCTCCACGACGACTTCTCGTGCTGACTGCGAAGCTGATGAGGTATATCTCAGCTTAATTTTGTTCAATTTCAGCTTACGGTAGCATTTGAATTGTTCAAATTCTAATtctgttcaatttttttttttcttcaaattttggtgtTATAGGTGAGTATGACTTGTTGTTATATCTGGCTTTATTATAAGATTATATACAATCATTATATATACAGGTTCAGAATTTTAAATATAGTTAGAAACTTGAGAATGGTGGTTTGGGTATCCGAAGACTCAATCGAGCTGTTCGGCTGAATTACTGAAAAAAATGGTGCAGTTCATTATATAGTGTATCCTTAAATTGTGATTGATGGGAATTGTTGAATTTGATAACTCTAGGAAGGTACACAGTGATTTATTGGAATGCTGATGATGTAGCCTTTTTATAATTCAGAGGGACTGCTTCTTGTGGCTCTGTAAAACTATACGTATCCCAGTCAATATGCTATCACCGTAATCTGGCGTGCTATTACAGATATTGCTTTGGTGTTAAATTGTAATGACTCTATAACTGGACTTTGCTCATTCTAACTCAATTATCATCTGGATGCAGTTGTGCGAtcttcttaaatctagagttgagTGCCCAGACTTCCTGCAAAAGTTAGAATCTGCACAAGCATCAGTTCCACAAAATATTACTGGTATGCATCTGAAGATGTTCAAATATAGTAATATACCATTGGGCTTCTGAAGGATAGGCTTTTAAGACATCTTTATTGACTTTTCTTTATCATGTCCGTGCTAAACTATTCTTGTTGGCAACAGAAGAAGGCAATTCTTGGGATGTAGTCAGTGAGAAAGATCTATGGGAATATGAGGATGACAACTTGGGTGAAGATGAGTATGTCCTTGTTAAGCAAGAAGATATAGTAGAGGGTATTGCGTGCTTTATGGCTGCATACTTGTTGTCCCTTAAAGAGACTAAGGTATCCTATAACTCTGATTACCATTGACTTTCAAAGCCTCAATGGTTTTATTGTTATGCTACCACAGCTTTGATTGAAATGCTTGTAGAAATTCCAGCAATATGTATTATAATTATCATTAGCATGTACCTTatcaaatgaaaattttggtCCCCTTGTTCATGCTACTATCATCCTagtatgttttcttttgcaTCAACCTGCATCGCCAATGTATGGACAATTGGACACCAAGTTTGTTCATGTCCTTTGATATTATTGGATTGCAATTTGCAAGTTACCTAGTTTGGTCTCTTGATCTTGTACATTTTACATTGATCCTTGGGTTATGGATGCATCTAGTGTTCTACATTATACTGTACTATTGGCTAGTTTCTCATATCTTGTCTTCAATAGATACTCCAACGTTTTTCAAATACTTAGAATCTTAACATTCTTTTGTCATAGGTATTTCTACTGGTCTACATTGTACCCCATATTACCTGGTTTCTTGTATCCATCATCAATAGATGCCACCCCCAGCATTTATGCAATTCTTAGAGAGTCTTAACATTCTTTCCTCTGTTTCATGGTGTTGCCCATACATAGCTTAGTTGCTTGTATATTGTTGTTTCTAGGTAGCATTCTCAGTCGTTTTTCTAATACAAACAGTCACTCCTACATCCATCTTAACTATCATCTCTGGTTGAGTTGATGCGTTGCTCTTGCTTTTGTGTTAAAACCCATAAAGAATAGTTTGCTCACTGACAGTTCTAAAGACTATACCTTTTAGTATACTTGTTGTAATATTATAAAGTAGGTAGGACTGTAGGAGTTTGAGTTATTGTGACTTAATGACTGCTACATACCTTAATAGAACAAGTTTTACTACATATTTAGTTAACCATTGTTCATTGGTGCTAGTCTTTACTATTGTCTTTAACCTATCAGATATGCAAGTATATGAGGAGAGTAAGGACTTAGTGCATTAGTAATGAGCCATTAGGCTGCAGCATCAGTATTGTCATTATTAATTTTGTTGGTGTGAATGTGCCAAAGAGAATTGGCAGCTgttctgtcaaaaaaaaaaaattggggttCCTAATGTACGAGGTAAACTGACTGACCTCTGAATGTTAAGAAAATTCAGCTGTCATAAGTTGAAATTCTTTATTTGAACATTCGGATTATATTATAGTTTATTTGTGGAATGTATTCTTTTTAATTGTTTCATGTTTGATTTGCAGGAGTTGACCCCTACTCAACTTCAGGAAGGTGAGCTTCGtatttgtttcttatgttaCTAACTGTCTTTTGGTTGCATGAGCATTTTGATTGATCAAGGTTGGTACCTGCATGTACGTAGTGATATCTAacatttccaaacttctcgtgTAGCCCTCAGCAAAACATTTTcagtgaaaaagaagaaaggaaagctTCGAAAGGCATGGGATGGAAGCAAAGTCATCTATAATGTAGCATCATGGGGAGCAACTGCCATTGGGTAGGTTACTTAAATCCTAGTgccttcttctgtttttttcgTAACAACATCTAGTGTTTGACTCTAGCGTTTCTAATCTGAATTGTATTTCTCGCAATTATAATGCCTGTTGCTTAACCTACATATGTTTGCTGAATTTCTAGCTAGCATTCTGAGTCTTAATTTACATTTTTACTGGTCTTTGACCTCTTTGTTTTCAATCTTGACAGGATATATCAGAACCCTGTAATTGTAAGGGCTGCCACAAAAGCCTTCTGGACATCTTGCCAAGTTATATCAAAGCTTCTCTAGTTTATCTTTGCTGCTGTGGAAAGGGTTTATAGTGTTCAGGATTGACTTGGTTGTGTTTAATCTTTGTAACTCTGTACACGCCTTCGTGTTCCCCAAGTTCTGTAACGTTAATTCTTTTCGTGCTACAGATGGCTTGATTCCTTGATGAAATTCAATCTTGTAAATATTTCCTTCTAGTTTGAGTAGTGCAAATCAAATTCATTGGTAGCATAGCTTTGGGAAATTACCAAAATATATCTACTTGCTGCTTCTAATGGAGCACCTTAAGCAGtgaacttttttattttcttaattctGTTTTGGCTTGTGTAATGACCGTAAAGGGAGCACCGGAAACTTCAAATTTTAAATTGCCATTCGTGAGAACACCGCCGAAAGAAtaaaagcataattggaaactTGAAAACAGAATGGAAAAGCTTGATTAAGCAGTTCAAATGCGAAACAGCTATCAAGAAGTTAACATCACTGTTGAAGCACTTTTTTCTTCCCGTTGAGGAAAAGAGCAAATGGAATACAAATGCAGATTGTGATTCATAGATTTGGAAATTAGATCTTACCATTGGGGTAAGTCAGTAAGTCAGATTTTCAAAATACTAGCCAtcattcccttttttttttttggatttataATCAAGGGGCTATGTGGCATTGTCGAAAAAAccctttttttgttcttttttttatttgtaaaaGTCAAAAACCTTATTTAgagcaaataaaaaaattaccaCATCCTTGGCCTTATAATACTAGCTTGCATTTCCTTTGATATGGATTATACAAAATTTAAAATGTGTTGTATTTAAGGGTCAACCGTGTTCTTTAAACATTGCAACTTGTTCTAAGAAGGCTCAATATGCATATGATCTTTATGGATTTGATTAAGGTACTTTGTATTTCTCACTTGTTTTTTACGAACACAGGTCGGACAAGGCCATAAGAAGTCGATTCTATATTGAAATGTGTTGAGCCGACTTATATCCTACATTCCTACTTATTCATACCCCTACCCACTCCGTCAATTTCTGTTAAAATTGAACTCGTGATCTCTACatttttaataatttaaaatattaCATGATTATTCATTGTATGGATGCTTTTATATATTACtcttttgtcttttcttttgaattgatatacTTGTCTTATatgacacaatttttttttttgttaatttttttatttgtatacCTAAATATTTAAaactatttaaaattaaaagggcatatatatatatatatatatatatatatatatacagcaaggttccaaagaggacgtccttgCTATACATAATCTGCGGATGGGTCAATCTCTGCCGTCCGTTTCTTTAAATGAAAAGCAACGGCTTGGATCGATCTCTTCCCAAAAACCCATCGCTCGTCGAAGTAGAAAACCGAAGTTGGACTGTAGACTCTCCACTTTGGTTGCATCGAAGGCTCTGGTTCTCTTTCTccacccaaaatccaaaacttctCAACTCCAAATACCAGAAACTCATCTCAGGTTGCAACAATCGTGCAACCGaagctttcttttttcctttctctcatGAAAATTGTAGCTCTCTTATGGTCCCGACATCCCTTGGAGTTTTCGCGCCAAAAGTTAGAGACTTGGAAGCAGAGAAACACATCTAGAGTAtggattctctctcttttctgatttgtttgatttccaattacaaaatttagggttttttttttccatatttgggacttttcttctttttgtttctgggtttctttttttttttttttttttttttgaattgttgATCTTATGTGTGCTTTTCAGTTTCAAATAAATGGAGTCAAAGGATGATCAAGTTTATATTCCTCAAGTAAAGGCAGAGTTGTTCATCATCTCATTTGGCAGAATAATGTCTCAAACATATCAGTTCACTACCAGAAAACATGCTCTCTAAGGTAAGCTTTGAGTTTTCTGTATTTGGTATTTTTTAGATTTTGCATCTGATTTGGTCAGTTTAAGGGATATGGATTTTGTGGTGTGTTTGATTTGTTGCGAAATAGCTATTGtgattggttttgagtttgttgagaaatagCTACTGTGCTTGTGATTGATTTGTTGAGAAATAGCTAACGTGCTAAGCTCTGTATTGGGTTTGTACTTTTAGTGGtgatatatacatgtatatatcaTGCTTTCTGTTTATGTTAGAGATGCAAGATATTGTACTTTTAATGGTATAATAACTCATTTCATAATTGATTCATCATGTTTTCTGGATGAAGTGATAGGTTTTATTCTTATGCAATCTTTACTGCAGTGGTATAAACTCCTTGCTTTAGACGATATTCGTATTCCCATGGTTCATCTTTCAGAATCTATATAAAGATCTGATTAATCTTTATGAAATGGAGCAAAAGAAATGTAGCTCCCAATAGATTTGCAAGATGGGCATTGCCTTTTCAAGGCACTCTGTTCAATTATCTAGTTTCAGTTTCCAGCTGAAATTTAATGAGCTCCTTTTGTTATGGTTTGTGGATCGACCTTTTTGGATTTCTACTACAAGATAGGTATTACCATGTGATTTTATTAATGTATATCTTATCTTGATGCAGGTGGCTCAGCTGAGAAAGCACATTGACGCAACACTAGGTAGTGGGAACCTAAGAGAATCAGTAAAGCTTCCAACTGGCGAAGATTTAAATGAGTGGCTTGCTGTCAACAGTAAATCTCTTTTTCATCATAATTTGAATTGTCTTTTAATTTGTTAGTTTGTTTGGTTTGATGAACTAGTATTTAGAGGGGAAATATGTTGGAGGCATAAGCAAGAGACGGCGACCCTTATACTAGCTATTTTCAAACAGCAGCAAATGGGAAGAGAAACTGATGTTTGAGTGGGAGGAGAGTAGTAATCAAGATCTGATTAAGCAGGAGATTATTGTTTGTTTAAAGAAGTTATACCTCCAGCAGAAGTGTTGCCTTCATGATGCATTTTTAATGGCTAGATATATTTCAAACAATTTTATAGACGTTTAGTGGTCAATAAGTAGTGGAAAAGGTCAGAGGTGAGTAGGAAAACTATGGAAAGTTGACTAACTTGCTGTCAATGCTGACGTGtttgtttatacaattattCATAACTACTGTGAAAGGAAAAAGGTGCTCAATTGTAATACATAAGATGCAGCAA contains these protein-coding regions:
- the LOC112180009 gene encoding uncharacterized protein LOC112180009 isoform X1, which encodes MEVEVPGSKPSAAAARLRRGDSEEDRLRVKRKTLQAVLNQCQRALESLGTTSGDGVDDGDDDDDEEEDRDGAGSGGDAFDEGGGSTTTSRADCEADELCDLLKSRVECPDFLQKLESAQASVPQNITEEGNSWDVVSEKDLWEYEDDNLGEDEYVLVKQEDIVEGIACFMAAYLLSLKETKELTPTQLQEALSKTFSVKKKKGKLRKAWDGSKVIYNVASWGATAIGIYQNPVIVRAATKAFWTSCQVISKLL
- the LOC112180009 gene encoding uncharacterized protein LOC112180009 isoform X2 → MEVEVPGSKPSAAAARLRRGDSEEDRLRVKRKTLQAVLNQCQRALESLGTTSGDGVDDGDDDDDEEEDRDGAGSGGDAFDEGGGSTTTSRADCEADELCDLLKSRVECPDFLQKLESAQASVPQNITEGNSWDVVSEKDLWEYEDDNLGEDEYVLVKQEDIVEGIACFMAAYLLSLKETKELTPTQLQEALSKTFSVKKKKGKLRKAWDGSKVIYNVASWGATAIGIYQNPVIVRAATKAFWTSCQVISKLL